Proteins from a genomic interval of Zingiber officinale cultivar Zhangliang chromosome 2A, Zo_v1.1, whole genome shotgun sequence:
- the LOC122040385 gene encoding uncharacterized protein LOC122040385, with protein sequence MTRGAWFKSLRCKSKAVDDVVYPAPPPPSSSSSRKQLLSAASCADSSRAVKDAVFLFPKYHSSSSSLPKKPTRPRQKAKKSSYLSPSSSPAGGRAVEPATRRTVGFPTLSELPAGHSSRRVVELIFLTSWSSSDTAAAAFPGEIEMLFRVHNPARTLARFEDRRAAARALSADARCAADGNEMMRFHYGPSGRCGGVYDATVSWSAQGKLKGVRTFSGSGGAHACGSGGADVSGRSAMLLCRVIAGRVRGEADPPNSSEADSVSLGNDELVVLDPRAVLPCFLIIYKI encoded by the coding sequence ATGACGAGGGGGGCCTGGTTTAAATCGCTCCGCTGCAAGTCTAAGGCCGTCGACGACGTCGTCTACCCTGCGCCGCCACCGCCATCTTCGTCGTCGTCCAGGAAGCAGCTTCTCTCCGCAGCCTCCTGCGCCGATTCCTCCCGCGCGGTCAAAGACGCCGTCTTTCTCTTCCCCAAATACCATTCCTCTTCTTCCTCGCTCCCCAAGAAGCCGACGAGGCCCCGCCAAAAGGCCAAGAAGAGCTCCTACCTTTCTCCCTCTTCGTCGCCGGCGGGGGGCCGGGCAGTGGAGCCCGCTACGCGCCGCACTGTAGGCTTCCCGACGCTCTCGGAGCTTCCGGCGGGCCACTCGTCCCGGCGGGTGGTGGAGCTCATCTTCCTCACCAGTTGGTCCTCCTCCGACACCGCCGCCGCGGCGTTCCCGGGCGAGATAGAGATGCTCTTCCGGGTCCACAACCCGGCCCGCACGCTGGCCCGCTTCGAGGATCGCCGCGCGGCGGCCCGCGCCCTGTCCGCCGACGCGCGCTGTGCCGCCGACGGCAACGAGATGATGCGGTTCCACTACGGCCCCTCCGGACGCTGCGGCGGCGTGTACGACGCCACGGTATCATGGTCGGCGCAGGGGAAGCTGAAGGGCGTCCGGACCTTCTCCGGCAGCGGCGGCGCGCACGCGTGCGGAAGCGGCGGCGCCGATGTCTCCGGCCGCAGCGCGATGCTGCTGTGCCGAGTCATCGCCGGGCGAGTGAGGGGCGAGGCGGACCCCCCAAACTCTTCCGAGGCCGACTCGGTGAGCCTGGGCAACGACGAGCTCGTGGTGTTGGATCCCCGGGCGGTGCTCCCCTGCTTCCTAATCATCTACAAGATCTGA
- the LOC122040545 gene encoding mitochondrial import inner membrane translocase subunit TIM23-2-like, with the protein MAHPSAFRGDETDRSQDSSGRRLYNPYQDLQIPYRTLYEIPTSPEFLFQEESHAQRRSWGENLTYYTGIGYLAGSGAGASIGLRRAVLSAEPGDTLKIRANRILNSCGQDGRRIGNRVGVICLMYAGLESGMVASRDTDDWVNSVVAGLGTGALFKAANGPRSAAVAGAIGGLMVGAAFAGKQVLKRYVPI; encoded by the coding sequence ATGGCCCATCCGAGTGCCTTTCGTGGAGACGAGACGGATCGGTCCCAAGATTCGAGCGGGCGGCGTCTTTATAATCCCTACCAGGACCTGCAGATTCCCTACCGCACCCTCTACGAGATCCCGACCTCGCCGGAGTTCCTCTTCCAGGAGGAGTCCCACGCCCAGCGCCGCTCCTGGGGCGAGAACCTCACCTACTACACCGGCATAGGGTACCTCGCTGGATCCGGCGCCGGCGCCTCCATCGGCCTCCGTCGCGCCGTCCTCTCCGCCGAGCCAGGGGATACCCTCAAGATCCGGGCCAACCGCATCCTGAACTCCTGTGGTCAGGACGGCCGTCGGATCGGCAACCGCGTAGGCGTCATCTGCCTCATGTACGCGGGGTTGGAGAGCGGGATGGTGGCTTCGAGGGATACGGACGACTGGGTCAACAGCGTAGTCGCCGGGCTCGGTACCGGTGCCCTATTCAAGGCTGCTAATGGTCCCCGATCGGCAGCAGTTGCTGGTGCCATCGGAGGCTTGATGGTTGGAGCTGCTTTCGCTGGCAAACAGGTTTTGAAAAGATATGTTCCTATCTAA
- the LOC122040544 gene encoding SNF1-related protein kinase regulatory subunit beta-3-like, translating into MDRRLNENDHEGVSVVGFEVPGSPESSYNNPMPGNEDEAREPPLVPPHLHQTLLNSLPSQDDPACLSVPENVILNHLYIENREAPRSVVAMGITHRFLSKYVTVVLYKPVRRR; encoded by the exons ATGGATCGCCGCCTGAATGAAAATGATCAT GAAGGTGTCAGCGTTGTAGGATTTGAAGTTCCAGGATCACCCGAGTCGAGCTACAATAACCCTATGCCAGGAAATGAAGACGAAGCTCGAGAACCACCTCTCGTCCCTCCCCATTTGCATCAGACATTACTGAACAGCCTACCCAGCCAAGACGATCCAGCCTGCCTCTCTGTGCCTGAAAATGTGATCCTCAATCACCTATACATCGAGAACCGGGAAGCTCCAAGATCTGTAGTTGCCATGGGGATCACTCACCGTTTCCTATcgaaatatgttacggttgttcTTTACAAGCCGGTTCGTAGAAGGTGA
- the LOC122040542 gene encoding autophagy-related protein 13a-like isoform X1 has product MASPSESETSIALFLRKTLRAVLSSRIPRLRPGPRPSADRRFLLDLGDLPAPIEHHGTFSDPLVVDILLTPRGEDAEAGACESVVERWTAQCVPWNAAVPHQSRYSSFQPWTYSGSAILLRSIIALLRLLPAHRIFRLLCSVGQRCNYDLGYRVSSFAAPFSRAEEANLKKYSFAPVDTLAGQLTVSVQYRPSLSGCGLVNSSHTPPMIISDYIGSPAADPIRTFPATLPDWASLPNTSQHSSRVIRPLAAVTPCDRPHTWNTAPMAHHPLNPTRDRIGEVGPSPSEHYFRPVPNRRQLSDMKGNFNFDDVRVSLPSSSPPTLGGHCLQSRLHMETTPRSIPSDTVKNLLPPLSPRSARPESSSQESPWKSTSLRKSEGKSARDIYSNLHTHAANKGVKDGRDDSGRYSTLPYGGSNRHGFSRSSRRFSMQDDPDDTDFSCPFAVNDDATSDSHTRSSDVKEAECSSSHKSQQASVGVLVRMLKTAPPLRQDQSYARQSSHLAGEVSSSSSVLTRKTSDALDELQSYKHIKNFLLSKSGATTKLQDSLVEKC; this is encoded by the exons ATGGCGTCGCCCTCCGAATCCGAGACAAGCATCGCCCTCTTCCTCCGCAAGACTCTTCGCGCCGTGCTCTCTTCCCGCATACCCCGCCTCCGGCCCGGCCCCCGCCCTTCCGCCGACCGACGCTTTCTCCTCGACCTAGGCGACCTCCCCGCCCCGATCGAGCACCATGGAACCTTCTCGGACCCCTTGGTCGTTGACATCCTCCTCACCCCGCGCGGGGAGGACGCAGAGGCCGGCGCCTGCGAGAGCGTCGTCGAGCGCTGGACCGCGCAGTGCGTGCCCTGGAACGCCGCCGTCCCGCACCAAAGTCGATATAGCTCGTTCCAACCCTGGACCTATAGCGGTTCGGCGATTCTGCTTAGATCCATCATCGCGCTTCTGCGGCTCCTCCCTGCTCATCGGATCTTCCGCCTTTTGTGCTCCGTCGGCCAGCGTTGCAACTACGATCTCGGATATCGAGTCTCCTCCTTTGCGGCACCATTTTCCAGGGCGGAAGAGGCGAACTTGAAGAAGTATAGCTTCGCACCGGTCGACACCCTCGCTGGCCAGCTGACCGTTTCGGTGCAGTACCGACCTAGCCTCTCTGGTTGCGGCCTCGTGAACTCCTCCCATACGCCGCCGATGATCATATCCGATTACATCGGCAGTCCGGCCGCCGATCCCATTAGGACTTTCCCTGCTACGCTGCCTGATTGGGCGTCTCTCCCCAATACGTCCCAGCATTCATCTAGGGTCATCCGGCCATTGGCGGCGGTGACTCCATGCGATCGCCCACATACCTGGAACACTGCGCCGATGGCACATCACCCTCTCAATCCCACGCGGGATCGGATTGGTGAAGTAGGACCGTCGCCGTCCGAGCATTACTTCCGCCCGGTGCCGAACCGGAGGCAGCTAAGCGATATGAAGGGAAATTTCAATTTTGATGATGTTCGTGTCTCCCTGCCGTCCTCTTCGCCTCCAACACTTGGTGGCCATTGCCTACAATCCAGATTGCACATGGAAACAACACCGAGGAGCATACCTTCAGATACTGTCAAGAACCTTTTGCCACCTCTATCTCCTAGAAGCGCAAGGCCTGAATCTTCGAGCCAGGAGTCTCCTTGGAAAAGTACTTCTTTGAGGAAGTCAGAAGGGAAGAGTGCAAGAGACATCTACTCAAACTTGCATACGCACGCCGCAAATAAG GGTGTTAAGGATGGTCGGGATGATTCGGGAAGATATTCAACTTTGCCTTATGGTGGTTCAAATAGGCATGGGTTTTCAAGAAGCTCAAGACGATTCTCAATGCAGGATGATCCTGACGATACTGATTTCTCTTGCCCATTTGCTGTAAATGATGATGCCACATCAGATTCTCATACAAG GAGCTCTGATGTGAAGGAAGCAGAGTGTTCTTCGTCGCATAAATCACAGCAGGCGTCTGTTGGAGTTCTTGTCCGCATGTTAAAGACCGCACCTCCACTTCGCCAGGATCAGAGTTATGCGCGGCAATCTTCGCATTTAGCTGGAGAAGTTAGTTCGAGCAGTTCTGTCTTAACTAGGAAAACATCTGATGCACTGGATGAACTCCAAAGCTACAAGCACATAAAGAACTTTCTTCTTTCAAAGAGCGGGGCTACGACGAAGTTACAAGACTCTCTCGTAGAGAAGTGCTAA
- the LOC122040543 gene encoding probable lipid phosphate phosphatase beta: protein MAVADDPKAAAVSAQPSVLRRVVALDTAASLRIHTFCLPVPRLLLKALEISGDGRFWFPVPVSLLPLSSAYGFDVAYPLLLGLLLGSLLDLLLVGLIKHLVRRPRPVYNKGMGLTFAVDHWSFPSGHSSRVFFISTFLRLSSSSLRRVLPLDGPITPARRWIEQYYGGDLVELLAWIVSIWSAATSASRVLLGRHFILDVIAGACLGVLEALIVFYLLPLL, encoded by the coding sequence ATGGCCGTCGCCGACGATCCCAAGGCCGCCGCCGTGTCGGCCCAGCCTTCCGTCCTCCGCCGAGTCGTCGCGCTCGATACCGCCGCCTCCCTCCGAATCCACACCTTCTGCCTCCCCGTCCCCCGCCTCCTTCTCAAAGCCCTCGAGATCTCCGGCGACGGACGCTTCTGGTTCCCCGTCCCTGTTTCCCTTCTCCCTCTCTCCTCCGCCTATGGATTCGACGTCGCCTACCCGCTCCTCCTCGGCCTCCTTCTCGGATCACTTCTTGACCTCCTCCTCGTCGGCCTCATCAAGCACCTCGTCCGCCGCCCCCGCCCCGTCTACAACAAGGGCATGGGCCTCACCTTCGCTGTCGATCACTGGTCCTTCCCTAGCGGTCACTCCTCCCGCGTCTTCTTTATCTCCACTTTCCTCCGCCTCTCCTCTTCTTCACTCCGACGCGTCCTTCCTCTGGACGGTCCTATCACTCCCGCTCGCCGCTGGATTGAGCAGTACTATGGGGGAGATCTCGTCGAGCTTTTGGCATGGATTGTGTCGATCTGGTCAGCGGCAACATCGGCCTCTCGCGTCCTTCTTGGTAGGCATTTTATTCTTGATGTTATTGCTGGAGCATGCTTGGGTGTCTTAGAAGCTCTCATTGTGTTCTATTTGTTGCCTTTACTGTAA
- the LOC122040386 gene encoding uncharacterized protein LOC122040386: MGTGTPRSLTRLVPTLTSAPSGPPDGSCEDNEAHVRIPNHMHPPLPLSPRPHPTHFKYSNTITEAAAAEGSVIMPHRAAPAKGRVTVRVGEEQQRFAVPVEHLSHPLFAALLEEAAEEYGFTQPGAIAIPCPVDHFRRIEELIERRYGGADHHHHHPHVPLNLPIWK, from the exons ATGGGAACAGGAACGCCGCGTTCGTTGACCAGATTGGTCCCGACTCTGACTTCTGCTCCATCTGGACCGCCGGACGGATCTTGTGAAGACAACGAGGCGCACGTCCGAATCCCCAACCACAT GCACCCTCCCCTCCCTCTCAGCCCTCGCCCTCACCCCACCCATTTCAAGTATTCCAACACAATCaccgaggcggcggcggcggagggtaGTGTGATCATGCCTCACAGAGCGGCGCCGGCGAAGGGGCGGGTGACGGTGAGGGTGGGCGAGGAGCAGCAGCGGTTCGCGGTGCCGGTGGAGCACCTGAGCCACCCGCTGTTCGCCGCGCTGCTGGAGGAGGCCGCGGAAGAGTACGGGTTCACCCAGCCGGGGGCCATCGCCATCCCCTGCCCCGTCGACCACTTCCGCCGCATCGAGGAGTTGATCGAACGCCGCTACGGCGGcgccgaccaccaccaccaccacccccaCGTTCCTTTGAATTTACCCATTTGGAAATAA
- the LOC122040542 gene encoding autophagy-related protein 13a-like isoform X2, whose product MASPSESETSIALFLRKTLRAVLSSRIPRLRPGPRPSADRRFLLDLGDLPAPIEHHGTFSDPLVVDILLTPRGEDAEAGACESVVERWTAQCVPWNAAVPHQSRYSSFQPWTYSGSAILLRSIIALLRLLPAHRIFRLLCSVGQRCNYDLGYRVSSFAAPFSRAEEANLKKYSFAPVDTLAGQLTVSVQYRPSLSGCGLVNSSHTPPMIISDYIGSPAADPIRTFPATLPDWASLPNTSQHSSRVIRPLAAVTPCDRPHTWNTAPMAHHPLNPTRDRIGEVGPSPSEHYFRPVPNRRQLSDMKGNFNFDDVRVSLPSSSPPTLGGHCLQSRLHMETTPRSIPSDTVKNLLPPLSPRSARPESSSQESPWKSTSLRKSEGKSARDIYSNLHTHAANKGVKDGRDDSGRYSTLPYGGSNRHGFSRSSRRFSMQDDPDDTDFSCPFAVNDDATSDSHTSCEF is encoded by the exons ATGGCGTCGCCCTCCGAATCCGAGACAAGCATCGCCCTCTTCCTCCGCAAGACTCTTCGCGCCGTGCTCTCTTCCCGCATACCCCGCCTCCGGCCCGGCCCCCGCCCTTCCGCCGACCGACGCTTTCTCCTCGACCTAGGCGACCTCCCCGCCCCGATCGAGCACCATGGAACCTTCTCGGACCCCTTGGTCGTTGACATCCTCCTCACCCCGCGCGGGGAGGACGCAGAGGCCGGCGCCTGCGAGAGCGTCGTCGAGCGCTGGACCGCGCAGTGCGTGCCCTGGAACGCCGCCGTCCCGCACCAAAGTCGATATAGCTCGTTCCAACCCTGGACCTATAGCGGTTCGGCGATTCTGCTTAGATCCATCATCGCGCTTCTGCGGCTCCTCCCTGCTCATCGGATCTTCCGCCTTTTGTGCTCCGTCGGCCAGCGTTGCAACTACGATCTCGGATATCGAGTCTCCTCCTTTGCGGCACCATTTTCCAGGGCGGAAGAGGCGAACTTGAAGAAGTATAGCTTCGCACCGGTCGACACCCTCGCTGGCCAGCTGACCGTTTCGGTGCAGTACCGACCTAGCCTCTCTGGTTGCGGCCTCGTGAACTCCTCCCATACGCCGCCGATGATCATATCCGATTACATCGGCAGTCCGGCCGCCGATCCCATTAGGACTTTCCCTGCTACGCTGCCTGATTGGGCGTCTCTCCCCAATACGTCCCAGCATTCATCTAGGGTCATCCGGCCATTGGCGGCGGTGACTCCATGCGATCGCCCACATACCTGGAACACTGCGCCGATGGCACATCACCCTCTCAATCCCACGCGGGATCGGATTGGTGAAGTAGGACCGTCGCCGTCCGAGCATTACTTCCGCCCGGTGCCGAACCGGAGGCAGCTAAGCGATATGAAGGGAAATTTCAATTTTGATGATGTTCGTGTCTCCCTGCCGTCCTCTTCGCCTCCAACACTTGGTGGCCATTGCCTACAATCCAGATTGCACATGGAAACAACACCGAGGAGCATACCTTCAGATACTGTCAAGAACCTTTTGCCACCTCTATCTCCTAGAAGCGCAAGGCCTGAATCTTCGAGCCAGGAGTCTCCTTGGAAAAGTACTTCTTTGAGGAAGTCAGAAGGGAAGAGTGCAAGAGACATCTACTCAAACTTGCATACGCACGCCGCAAATAAG GGTGTTAAGGATGGTCGGGATGATTCGGGAAGATATTCAACTTTGCCTTATGGTGGTTCAAATAGGCATGGGTTTTCAAGAAGCTCAAGACGATTCTCAATGCAGGATGATCCTGACGATACTGATTTCTCTTGCCCATTTGCTGTAAATGATGATGCCACATCAGATTCTCATACAAG TTGTGAATTCTAA